GCCGATAAACAGTGCGTTATGGCGGAACGAGCCAGACAGATCGGCCGAGGTGGTCGGGTCGTCGCCGGCCGTGAGCATGTGCAGAACTTCGACATCGCGGAGCGTCGGGGCGCGCTCGACCAATGCATTGAGCAGGGTAGTCGGCACGCCGCAGCCGCCGCCGATATAGACACGCTGGCCCGAATGGACAAGCGCCAGCGCGTCGGCCGGCGCCATGAGCCGGGGCTGCATGGCGGTAACATTACTCATAGTGGATCCATCTGAGTTGCAGTGGCCGGCTGTGCGTGCAGCGTGGCCGCCACCTGGGGCGCCACAGGTACACCGTGGAGCAGCCCGATGCCACGAGCCAGCGCAGTACTTTGCGCGATTGCGCGTTCGAGGCCGGCGCCAGCAATCTCGAGAATAAAAGGTAGCAGCGCATTATTCAGGGAGTGCGCAGCAGTGCGGGCCACCGCGCTTGGGATATTCGGCACAGCATAGTGTAGCACCCCCTCGGCCAGAAACGTCGGGTCGCGATGGGTGGTGGGCCGGCTGGTGGCGACACAGCCACCCTGAGTGATCGACACATCGATGATCACACTGCGCGGCTTCATTTGCTTGACATGCTCCTGGCGCACCAGCACCGGCGAGCGATCACCGGGCACGTGAACCGCGCCAATCAGCACATCGGCGAAGGGCAGCACATGCTCGATCGCGCTCTCGGTGGCCAGCCGCGTCGTCACATGGCCACGGCAGATCCGCTCGCAGTTGCGCAGCCGCTCGATATCATGATCCAGCACAGTCGTGTGAACGCCCCATGCGCTCAGGCCATAAGCTGCATTGACACCAACCGTGCCGGCGCCAATGATCACGACCTCGGCCGAGGCCACGCCGGGCGTTGGCGCCAGCAGCGTGCCGCGCCCACCAAAGGGTGTCTCGAGCAGCCGCGCCGCCAGCTGCGGCAGCAGCCGGCCGGCGATCTCGCTCATGGGCATCAGCACCGGCAGCACGCCGTCGTTGCGGATCAGCTCGTAGCTGAGCGTGCTGACCCTGGCGTCGGACAGCGCCACCAGCACACGCCGCTGGATCACCGACAGGCCCAGGAAGCCGCAGAGCAGCTGGCCGGGGCGCAGCCAGCCGATCGCCGGCTCGGGCACGCCGTCGACAGTCACCAGCAAATCGCTGCGCGCGATCGTCTCGGCCGCGCTGTACACCAGCTGCGCACCAACCGCGCTGTAGGCCGTGTCGGAGAAGCCGGCCCCTTCGCCGGCCCCGCTCTGAACGTAGACCCTGTGTTCCGCGCGAATCAGCGCCTGCACGCCGGCCGGCGTCAGCGCCACACGCAGCTCATCATTCCGATCAGCTCGTGGGATCGCAATATCCATAAACTGCTCCACACGCTTACGCCGCAGGCAGAACCGGCCTGTGGCTACGCTGCCGAAAAGCCGCACCTACGCGCGCCCGCGCGTTCCGGCCATGAGCATACCATGCTCGCAGAGCGCGCGCGGGAACAACTCATCACGGCAAGTTGTCATTTCGGAACTCGGGCCGAGAATACAAAAAAGCCCTGAGCGGCATGCTCAAGGCTGTGAGAATCCGACTGGCTGGTGGGCGATACTGGACTCGAACCAGTGACCTCCACGATGTCAACGTGGCGCTCTAACCAACTGAGCTAATCGCCCATGGTGCCGAGGAAGGGACTTGAACCCTTATGAGCATTACTGCTCACTAGGCCCTCAACCTAGCGCGTCTGCCAATTCCGCCACCTCGGCGCACGAACCGCATTATAGCCATGAATAGGTTGATTGTCAACTGTGCCCTGGCCGGCACTATGGCGCAGCCGCCAACCTATTTGCACCCAAACACGAGTCTCTGCTATAATGGCCCCAGCGATGTATCGGTTTTCACTGCGCCGCTCAATTACGGGCGGCGCTTCGTATAGACAGGAGTTATCTGTATGGCCACAACATCGGATCTGCGCACCAATATTATCATTCGCTATAACGGCACGCTGCACCGCGTGGTCGAGTTTCACCACCACGCCCCCGGAAACTGGCGCGCGATGGTGATCTTGAAGCTGAAGAATGTGCAGACCGGCAAGGTGATCGAAGATCGCGTGCGCGCCGGGTCGGATATCGAGATTGTGCGCGTCGACAAGCGTACGATGCAGTTTCTGTATCGCGATGGCGATAGCTACAATTTTATGGATAACGAGACGTTCGAGCAGATCGAGATCACCGGCGATACGATCGGCGCGCCAGCTAATTTCCTAAAAGACGGCGAGATGACCGATATTTTGTTCTACGACGACAATAAGATTCTGGGCGTCGAGGTGCCGTTCTTCGTCACACTACAGGTCACCGAGGCGGCTACGGCCGTGCGCGGCGATACCGCCACCAATATCACTAAGCCGGTGACGCTCGAGACTGGCGCGGTGATCCAGGTGCCTGCTTTCGTCAACGAGGGTGATGCGGTGCGCGTCGATACCCGCACCGGCGAGTATATCGAGCGCGTCAAGTAGGCTAAATCTCTCGTTATGTAATGTCGAACCCTAGAAGCTACCTGAAGAGCACGAGTGCGTGGGGCTGCGCCCTGCGCACTCCCCATTTCTGGTGACCAACCAGAATGTAGATTCTTGGAGGAACGCCGTCCCTCCAAACCAACTTTTAGGCCACCGCTTCGAAATTATACGCTTAGGTGCGTTCCAACACATAAACGCCGGCGGCTCGGCCGAGCAGCAGCACCGGGAAGATTGCGCGGCGGGCCAGTGTGCCCGTACGCCGCAGCGCCTGATCGAGCGCCTGCCGGTCGCCTGTAAGCACCACCAGCCGCGCGCCCGGCCGCAACACGCGCGCAGCCTCGCGTAGAAACGCCGGGTACAGCTGGCGATTGTCGCTGGCGCTGCCAATCTGCTGGCCAAACGGCAGGTTCACCGCCGCCGCGCACACCGCCCCGGCGTCGATCGGTAGCGCGCGCGCATCCCACTGGCGCAGCTCGATCGGCTTGTAGCGCGAGCCAACATTCGCGCGCGCCACCGCCAGCGCCTGTTCGCGCACGTCGCCACCCAACAGCTGCTGGTAGCGGCCCATATGCGCCCGCTCGATCAGGATCGTGCCCGCGCCGCACATCGGGTCGAGGAACAGATCATCATCGGCCGGCGCGCTGAGCCAGGCCAGGGCCGCCGCCGCCGATGGCCGCAGCGAGGCAGGCATATGCTCGAGCTTGTACTCGCGGTGGCGCATGCGCTCGTCGCTCAGCCGCAGCGCTACGATCGCCTCGTTGGGCAGCAGCGTCAGCCAGAACTCGATCCCCTCATCCTCAACCTGGTGCCAGCGGTGATCGCTGCGCTGCCCAATCCCGCGCTCAAGCGCGCGCTGGGCGTCGACACGCCGGTAGGCCGTGTTGCCAACCTGGCGGGCCACTACTCTGAAGCGCAGCTTGCCCTTGCCGCCGCGCCCCGGTACAATCTGGCGCGCCAGGGTCAGCGCCGGCTCAAGCGTGCTGGCGCGCAGGGCTGTGTCGGTCAACAGCTGCAGCGCGGCGCGCGTCGGCGGCGGGTCGGCCAGTGTCGCAATCACCACGAACAGGTCTTCGATCGTGCGCAGCCCGAACAGGTCGCGCACATCGCCAGGGTACTCGAACAGCACCATGCCATTCTTGTCGGCGACGCTGCGCGTGCCGCAGATGCGCGCGTCATCAAGCGCCCGCTCGATCTCGTCGGCAGCGATGGCCTCGAAGCCAGGCTGAGTGTGGGCCAGAAACAGCGGGCGGGCTTTCTTGGGCATGGGCTGGGATCTGGCCTTTCAAACACACAGCGTACGCAATCGGCGTTGGTAGCCTGCGGCAGATGCAATCGGCTGCGCGGGCCACGGCGGGGTGCCTATCGCGGCCCTCGGCAGGTAGGATGCGAAAATCAGAACTCAGAACCTGGGGCTACGCTAGGCCAACCCCGGCAGGCCCGGCAGCTGTGCCGAGAGCTCGTTCAGTGTGGGCTGGTCGATCGGCTCGCTCAGGCACCCGGCCGCGCGCTGCAGCACGGCCAGCTGGCGCGGGTTGGGGGCCGGCGGCAACAGCAGCATGGCCGCGCGTAGTAGCCCGACATACGCAACCGCCAGGTCGGCGGGGCCGGCCGGGGCCGCAGCGATGAGCGCCAGGTCGCGCTCGAGCCGCTCGCGCGCAGCGGCCCAATCGACCACCTCGGGCATGTGGGCGGCTACCTGCAGCAGCTGCGCCACGCGCCCAGCCGCATCAACACGCTCCGCAGCAACACCTGGCCCGGCCGGTGGGGCCGCCGGCGTTAGGGCCGGGGCCACCGCGCTGATCTGGGCAATGATCCGCGGCAGCGCGGCTGTCAGCAGCTCGTCGAGCTCGCGCGCGTAGGTCATCCAGGCGCCGATCTGCATGCGAAACGGGTCGGGCACGTCGCGCTGGCGGCCGGCCAGTGTGCCCAGCGTCACGATCCGCGCGGCGTCGGCTGGGAAGCGCGCGCGCATCACTAGCGCCGTGCCCTGGTCGATCGCGATCAGCTGCGCGGCCTGTGCGGCCAGATCGGCGGTCAGCGAGCGTGCGCGGTGCATGGTTATGTCGATGCCCATATGGAGCATGGTGTCGCGCGCCTCGATCTCGGCCGGGTCGCCATCGTGCCCGAGCACGCCGGCCGACTCGACCACCGCGCTAATCGGCTGAGC
The sequence above is drawn from the Candidatus Kouleothrix ribensis genome and encodes:
- a CDS encoding alanine dehydrogenase, giving the protein MDIAIPRADRNDELRVALTPAGVQALIRAEHRVYVQSGAGEGAGFSDTAYSAVGAQLVYSAAETIARSDLLVTVDGVPEPAIGWLRPGQLLCGFLGLSVIQRRVLVALSDARVSTLSYELIRNDGVLPVLMPMSEIAGRLLPQLAARLLETPFGGRGTLLAPTPGVASAEVVIIGAGTVGVNAAYGLSAWGVHTTVLDHDIERLRNCERICRGHVTTRLATESAIEHVLPFADVLIGAVHVPGDRSPVLVRQEHVKQMKPRSVIIDVSITQGGCVATSRPTTHRDPTFLAEGVLHYAVPNIPSAVARTAAHSLNNALLPFILEIAGAGLERAIAQSTALARGIGLLHGVPVAPQVAATLHAQPATATQMDPL
- a CDS encoding protein tyrosine phosphatase; the protein is MTIILLVGAADTGRAPIAAALLRRLLAAQPISAVVESAGVLGHDGDPAEIEARDTMLHMGIDITMHRARSLTADLAAQAAQLIAIDQGTALVMRARFPADAARIVTLGTLAGRQRDVPDPFRMQIGAWMTYARELDELLTAALPRIIAQISAVAPALTPAAPPAGPGVAAERVDAAGRVAQLLQVAAHMPEVVDWAAARERLERDLALIAAAPAGPADLAVAYVGLLRAAMLLLPPAPNPRQLAVLQRAAGCLSEPIDQPTLNELSAQLPGLPGLA
- a CDS encoding RNA methyltransferase, translated to MPKKARPLFLAHTQPGFEAIAADEIERALDDARICGTRSVADKNGMVLFEYPGDVRDLFGLRTIEDLFVVIATLADPPPTRAALQLLTDTALRASTLEPALTLARQIVPGRGGKGKLRFRVVARQVGNTAYRRVDAQRALERGIGQRSDHRWHQVEDEGIEFWLTLLPNEAIVALRLSDERMRHREYKLEHMPASLRPSAAAALAWLSAPADDDLFLDPMCGAGTILIERAHMGRYQQLLGGDVREQALAVARANVGSRYKPIELRQWDARALPIDAGAVCAAAVNLPFGQQIGSASDNRQLYPAFLREAARVLRPGARLVVLTGDRQALDQALRRTGTLARRAIFPVLLLGRAAGVYVLERT
- the efp gene encoding elongation factor P, which translates into the protein MATTSDLRTNIIIRYNGTLHRVVEFHHHAPGNWRAMVILKLKNVQTGKVIEDRVRAGSDIEIVRVDKRTMQFLYRDGDSYNFMDNETFEQIEITGDTIGAPANFLKDGEMTDILFYDDNKILGVEVPFFVTLQVTEAATAVRGDTATNITKPVTLETGAVIQVPAFVNEGDAVRVDTRTGEYIERVK